In Leptidea sinapis chromosome 28, ilLepSina1.1, whole genome shotgun sequence, a single genomic region encodes these proteins:
- the LOC126972962 gene encoding uncharacterized protein LOC126972962, which yields MAATDGQVVVAACRWSDEGHYLREFAIKNRLPNVAKIIKGQYGGLGVPTLPSPGLQSTALLISAGKRKKIIAQAIKLKDGRRMVSVGPRIAIPESYKGYFELLSEEGRAVRCIESVAELSRRKLVDGCLVREPIRVICGKTDLDDNITADGARNLPAGEVIMPRGDVILGKNKYLKCTDTKGDIVLLSLDQRGKFSAVAKEENISGVHTAKTLLTKRLPITVRLVHGTPPRGLKSNNHFLPELRLLSIYEEDHVFALPLQKEGNTLVALPLAAPLKMLKCKNEEYIKNFMEYSRLLEKCNRLLVDVVDRIHVLDGKLGDPKRLLNAPLHVPPLIKTGYFLRRSASSDSANHQKHMNKHSHIYSSHRDESSIPDEYDEIDQIYDYVRGFAPLPKNIKSSYSSEPARHESAPSSPAPTPIHMPLISEIKPEPPPIETIPTKKPLNQKAEKRSRKTAITKEPTPIQKDKLTPVPNLPKLYIKNVTSNKNRLFSQKSHSPTKETPSPLASPIRPLTKGDSPIFNIRYKSLSNIHQAMDLDGTLDSSHSGGRTSGDSGNGPKLPEKRSRRLRRPKSLTNLVWELKGCPVESSEKPKCKVKNENYKKLGTKLSLGAQKRVPTLYL from the coding sequence ATGGCAGCGACGGACGGGCAAGTCGTGGTCGCAGCATGTCGCTGGTCTGACGAAGGCCACTATCTCAGAGAATTCGCAATCAAAAACCGCCTTCCAAATGTCGCCAAGATCATTAAAGGCCAATATGGAGGTCTTGGTGTACCAACATTACCTAGTCCAGGTCTTCAGAGTACAGCACTTCTCATATCCGCAGGAAAGAGAAAGAAAATTATCGCTCAAGCTATTAAGTTAAAAGATGGACGCAGAATGGTCAGTGTTGGTCCAAGAATTGCTATTCCAGAAAGTTACAAAggatattttgaattattgagTGAAGAAGGAAGAGCTGTAAGATGTATTGAATCAGTTGCAGAACTTTCAAGAAGGAAGTTAGTAGATGGGTGTTTAGTAAGAGAGCCAATAAGAGTAATTTGTGGTAAAACAGATTTGGATGACAACATAACCGCTGATGGAGCTAGAAATTTACCAGCTGGTGAGGTTATAATGCCAAGAGGTGATGTTATTTtaggtaaaaataaatatttgaaatgtacTGATACTAAAGGCGACATTGTGTTACTTAGCTTAGACCAACGAGGAAAATTTTCAGCCGTGGcaaaagaagaaaatattaGTGGAGTACACACTGCAAAAACTTTGTTAACTAAAAGATTGCCAATTACAGTGCGGCTGGTTCATGGAACTCCTCCGAGAGGCCTGAAGAGTAACAACCATTTTTTACCAGAGCTGCGCCTTTTATCAATTTACGAAGAAGATCATGTTTTCGCTTTACCATTGCAAAAAGAAGGCAATACGCTTGTTGCATTACCATTAGCAGCACCTTTGAAGATGTTGAAGTGCAAAAACGaggaatatattaaaaattttatggaaTATTCAAGATTACTTGAAAAATGCAATAGATTGTTAGTGGACGTAGTTGATAGAATTCATGTTTTAGACGGTAAACTTGGTGATCCAAAGAGATTACTCAATGCGCCTCTTCATGTTCCACCATTAATCAAAACGGGATATTTCTTGAGGAGGAGTGCATCTTCAGATTCAGCGAATCACCAAAAACACATGAACAAACACAGTCATATATATAGCAGTCATAGAGATGAGAGCAGTATCCCAGATGAGTATGATGAAATAGATCAAATATACGATTATGTGAGAGGCTTTGCTCCTTTACCGAAAAACATTAAATCTTCATACAGTAGTGAGCCCGCAAGACACGAATCAGCCCCATCATCTCCTGCACCAACGCCAATTCACATGCCTTTAATTAGCGAAATAAAACCAGAGCCACCCCCGATTGAGACGATACCAACAAAGAAACCGCTAAACCAAAAAGCTGAAAAAAGATCTCGTAAAACTGCTATTACTAAAGAACCTACACCAATACAAAAGGACAAGTTAACGCCAGTACCGAATTTACCTAAGctttacataaaaaatgtgaCAAGTAATAAAAATAGGCTGTTTAGTCAAAAAAGCCACTCACCGACTAAAGAGACTCCTAGTCCCCTAGCTAGTCCAATACGACCGTTAACTAAAGGTGACTCCCCTATTTTCAACATCAGGTACAAAAGCCTTTCCAATATACACCAAGCTATGGATTTAGACGGAACTTTAGACTCAAGTCATTCGGGCGGAAGAACATCGGGAGACTCGGGAAACGGGCCAAAACTGCCCGAGAAACGATCAAGAAGGCTCCGTAGACCGAAATCTTTAACAAACTTAGTTTGGGAACTCAAGGGTTGTCCCGTTGAAAGTAGTGAGAAGCCAAAATGCaaagtaaaaaatgaaaattacaaGAAACTTGGAACTAAATTGTCACTTGGTGCTCAGAAGAGGGTACCTACACTCTATCTATAG